TTGGGAAGGGAGGACCTCAATGCGGTTATGGCTGAGGTCAAGCTGCTCTAAGGTCTTGAGCTTGCGGAAGTGTTCAGGAATGCTGGAAATGTGGTTGTGCCAAAGTTTGAGGCACACCAGCTTGCGGCAATGCTGGAAGCTGATGATCTCCGCAATGGACTGCAGCTGGTTATCCTTGAGGTCCAACTGTTGCATGTTCACCAGGCTGAAGACAGCATGGGGAATGCGTTCTAGGTTGCAGTTTATCAGCTCCACTTCTTGCACAGAGAAGAGCTTCTTGAGGTTGTTGAGGGTCACTAGCTTAGTCCCATCATTGTAGATCCTGAGCTTCTGCAGATGGGCAGCAACGTCAGACACGCTAGGTGGCAGTTTTGAGATGTTGCTGTGCAGAGTCAAGGTCTTTAGATTCCTCAGCTCACGCAGGTTCTCCAGAGTTCCTGCCCGGCCCATCTCTGGACTGAAAAGTCCCGAGATGTGCAACTCTTCCAAGCCTCTCAAGTTGTAGGTCCATAGTGGTATATCTTTGATGTCATCAAACTTCACAGTCATTACCTTCAGCTGTTCACGGAAGAACATAAGAGAGGTGAAAGAGAGCTTGACGGGAGAGTTGATCAGTGTGAGCTCCTGGAGTTGGTCCAGCTGAGTCACTGAGGGTGGGAATGTCACATCTTTGAGGAGCTCCAGCTTCAAGGACTGCAGCTCATTCAGCTCAAAGGTGGTGTCAGGCAACCCTGGTAGCATGAAGAGATGGAGCTCCAGCCGGCCTTGGGCGTTGGTTTGCAGCTTCTGCCGCAGTTTCTCTACCGTCCACTCATGACTGAGGTTGATCTGCTTGAGTCTGAACTCGCTGACCTCGGAAAGGAACACAGCAAAGCGCTTGGAGTAGAGGGAATCGTACTGGTCAATGAGGTGGAGCATGAAAGCAAAGTCGTTCTTGACATCAGGAATGTCGCTGATGCCTGTCTCGTTGCGTGCAAATTGAAAGGAGTACTCTTTCAGCGGCCGGTGAAATAGCCAGTAGAGCGTGTAGAGACACGTCATGCCGTATATGCCAAGGAAGCAGATGTAGCAGATGGCCAGTTTGGAGAAGAGGTGGGCTTTGGTGTGGTTGCAGCAGAAATTGTCGTAGCCCGTCATGTCCTCCATCCTGACAGTGCAAGGCACAATGAAGCTGATATTGGGAACCAAGGCTGCATTGTAGGCAATGATGACGAGAAACTTGAAGACTTTGAGAACGGTTTGGCGGATATACATGGTGTAAAGGATGTCTCCTTTTTCAACGTGGAGCCGGAACTTCTTCACCTTTTCAAAGAGAGCCTTGGCCTGCTCCCCTTCCTTTTTGTCCAATAGGCTAACCGGAGAGGACTCTGAAACCTTCTTTTCTGACACTGATCCCCCGAGGGGGTTGAGTTCAGCTGTCTCGCTGGGAGCACTGCTTTTCCTCCTCCGATACCCCTTCTCTAAGACTGCATTTTCCTGGTTATCCCCAGAGACTTCAGAGATGGCTCGAGTAGTCCAGGGCGAGTCAAAGCACTTGCTCAGGATGGAGATAAAATGCTCGATCTTGGAACTAGTCCCAGGAAACTTGAACCAGAACGAGGTGCACGCCATGAAGATGAGGGTGTGGATGACTACGAGGTATGGGAAGTATTTGGCGTACCAATGGAGGGCCGTCTCATAGCACATCTGATTGATGTAGCTGTACTGTTGGAGGTCTAGGTTGTTCTTCAACCCATTCATTCGCTGGTTGGCAGAGGGTCCTATTGGCTCAGAGGCATTGACTCTCTTTTTCGTGAAATCTTCACAAGATGCACCAGTGAAGGTTGTGCCATCAGGCACATGGTTGGGAAGGCAGATAATCTTATCCTGTGTCACCTGTCACATCAGGttaggaaagagaagagaggaacaTGATATAAAACAGAGGCTGGTGGTAGAATGCAACAGTTTGTGTCAGGTGGGAATGAACAAGTACAGCCCTGAAGTGGCTGAAAGGACTGTACCTCTTCATATGTTTTTTAAAGTCCCTGCAGGTAGAAAACTAGCATAGCAAAGAGTGGGCTGGTCTAgaacagctcttcctgatgtGCTGGTTTCACCTTTAAGGAGTTTTTGTtctactttatatatatataaaaaagcacaccCCCCCCAACTGTAGTCTGAAATGATAAGAGTCTAATATCTAATACTGTTTCATGTGCAGTCAAAATGGACCTAATTTAAATGAACTGATCTAGTCTTAATAccagctccaatactttggccatctcatgagaagagaagactccctggaaaagaccctgatgttggaaaagatggagggcacaaggagaaggggacgacagaggacaagatggttggacagtgttcttgaagctacgaacatgagtctgaccaaactgtgggaggaagtggaagacaggagtgcctggcgtgctctggtccatggggtcacgaagagtcggacacgactaaacgactaaacaacaaacaagtcTTAATACCAAAGGGACCAAGGGGAAATCTGCCCCTGTATAAATCTGGTTGGCTGCAGAgaatccagccccccccccggctgtagaACTTGGCCATTTCTGTGCTGGGGTCTTTTCCACCCTTGCCCAGAGTGCCCCCAAACGTTTAGAGGCTCTTCTTCCACAGGCAGTGGAACATTACCCCAAGATTCCAAGGATTccaattctccttccttggaggttttcaagcagacattggatggccatctttcatggatgctctagctgagacaccttgcattgcaagggtcctttccaactctacaattcactGATTCTAAGACAGCATGGGAGCATCTAGGCACTGTGTGGGCTCACTCACTTGCAAAGTGCAGCCAAAAACTCCTATCATCAGCATGGCTATGGTGATGTACTCGGCCAACACATCCCACCATGGCTTGAGAACCTTGAAAGCAGGCTGCTGGTCTGTGAACTGCTTGAATTCGGCCACCGGGATCATACTGCCTGCCAAAAGACAGTGAAGGATTAGAACAGTTTAGACAGTGAAGGATTAGAACAGTCACCTCTCACTTTTAGCAATGCTCATGGGGGCAGGGCCTATAATCTCTTCCTGTTCTTGCACAACCTAGGTGTCCTTTGTCCAACACACATACAACACTGAGACAATACCATGTACATGAAGATAGAGCTGCCTTCTAGATTGGTGCCTGCCCTAAAACACTTTAATAGCCAAATTAGGCAGATTCTGGCATCTACTGCAATAGCATCTCTAGGCCTATAAGGACCCCTTCCAGTGCTTTGACATGCTACTTCCTCTTTCATGGGCCAGGATCCACACCTCACAGTGAGGCAGCTCATCTCAAAGACCAAGAAAACCCATTGTTTCTATATGGCTGTCACACCCAGCACTGAAGCAGGGCAAGGCAGGGCTACCTGGTCAGCAACATTGCTGCATAGGGGACTCACCCAAGGATTCAGGAAACTGCCACTCCTCGCTTGTGTTTGCTAATGTATTTAAATACACAGGGGAAATAGAAAAATACAGATAGCAACACTGTCAACCTAACAGTACCCAAAGTGATGATGCTTATAGATTTTATTGTAGTAGTTTGAAGTACAAGCCTTTGAGGaagcaaaattttatttttaggaCAGGTGTTTTTTTGTAAGGTCTGGTATTGAGAGTTGAACAAGAGAGGCATATTCAGAGTTTGGATCCTGGTCTTGGGGATGGAAGGACCAGACTCAGGGCCACATGCATCTGCCTGGCATATGATGCTACTGGGAATATAATGCCTGATAAGTGTCACACTGGAATAACGGGATCAGTGTTGTCTATTCAGATGACAAGACACAACAAAGAGCTGCCAGTTACACTGCCTTCTATGCAAGATTCTCAGAGATCTAAATGtgcagcccatagctgccaagttatcccttttttacagggattttcccttatgctgaataggcttcctcgcgagaaaagggaaaacttggcagctatggtgcagccATGCCTTCTTCATCGAGGAGGGCAAGACCTACTCACTCACCCAAATAGAGTACTCATGGTGAAGATGGATCTGGCTTCCAACACCACCAGGAGAAAATCTAATCTTTGAATGGACTGGTGTAGATATGGCAATCTCCTTGCTATAGCTTATGCCAAGTTTCTTCGTCTCCTCTCTTTTGGTTTAGGATTGGATGGCAGAGTCTGAGTCAGGAGTTACATGTATATGTGTCCTCTGGATGACACCTTCTGCAGAAACCCTAAAAGAGCAACCTTCACAGCTACATTCCTGCCCAGCACCTAGACTCCGGCACCACAGAACAGAGCAGTCTCTGAGATTCTGGTTGCTATAGTAGTGCTCTCACTACACTGACCTGGCCAAAGATGTTGGAGGAGCAGCATGGAATGTGCCAAGGATAAACAAGGAGGTGGGAATGCTAATCCTGCCTCTAAAGTCTAGTGTTGCCCCAGCGACACCAAAATCCAGAAGGAAGATACTCCTTAGCAGTAAGATCAGAGGCTGTGATCTGTTTTcatctccct
Above is a window of Zootoca vivipara chromosome 2, rZooViv1.1, whole genome shotgun sequence DNA encoding:
- the LOC118079982 gene encoding volume-regulated anion channel subunit LRRC8E, which codes for MIPVAEFKQFTDQQPAFKVLKPWWDVLAEYITIAMLMIGVFGCTLQVTQDKIICLPNHVPDGTTFTGASCEDFTKKRVNASEPIGPSANQRMNGLKNNLDLQQYSYINQMCYETALHWYAKYFPYLVVIHTLIFMACTSFWFKFPGTSSKIEHFISILSKCFDSPWTTRAISEVSGDNQENAVLEKGYRRRKSSAPSETAELNPLGGSVSEKKVSESSPVSLLDKKEGEQAKALFEKVKKFRLHVEKGDILYTMYIRQTVLKVFKFLVIIAYNAALVPNISFIVPCTVRMEDMTGYDNFCCNHTKAHLFSKLAICYICFLGIYGMTCLYTLYWLFHRPLKEYSFQFARNETGISDIPDVKNDFAFMLHLIDQYDSLYSKRFAVFLSEVSEFRLKQINLSHEWTVEKLRQKLQTNAQGRLELHLFMLPGLPDTTFELNELQSLKLELLKDVTFPPSVTQLDQLQELTLINSPVKLSFTSLMFFREQLKVMTVKFDDIKDIPLWTYNLRGLEELHISGLFSPEMGRAGTLENLRELRNLKTLTLHSNISKLPPSVSDVAAHLQKLRIYNDGTKLVTLNNLKKLFSVQEVELINCNLERIPHAVFSLVNMQQLDLKDNQLQSIAEIISFQHCRKLVCLKLWHNHISSIPEHFRKLKTLEQLDLSHNRIEVLPSQLFQCSRLHTLDLSYNNIQVIPPGMGVLQSLQHFAISHNSLEALPNEIFFCKQLRVLKVGHNKLHRLSDRVSWLPSLSTLDLRGNPLQTLPLEIGQCPVLKRSGLLVESNLYEALPLEIRDKMEDQ